In Achromobacter spanius, the following proteins share a genomic window:
- a CDS encoding Bug family tripartite tricarboxylate transporter substrate binding protein, translated as MKVFRMVAALTIALGLTGGAQAAYPERTIRLIVPFGAGGITDIVARQVGKGMGDALGQTFVIENRPGAGGVIAAQVAATAAPDGYTIFMGTVGTQVVNPLIYSKLSYDANAFAPVGLVSGSPFVLAVRAGVPASTFDAFVTYAKANPGRLNFGSAGNASSPHLGLELLKLTAGVDIVHVPFKSGSEAVNAAVGEQVDVVMDASSVIMPHVASGKLHALAVASGERLAAAPAVPSSAEVGDAALQISSWNAFYAPAGTPPDVLAALNAALQKTLASPQLKDRLASQGTQLYTGSADEYQRFITAEKSKWADIVKRADIKMD; from the coding sequence ATGAAAGTTTTTCGCATGGTGGCAGCGCTGACCATAGCGCTGGGTTTGACGGGCGGCGCGCAGGCCGCGTATCCGGAACGCACCATCCGGCTGATCGTGCCGTTTGGCGCGGGTGGCATTACCGATATCGTCGCGCGGCAGGTGGGCAAGGGCATGGGCGATGCCTTGGGCCAAACGTTTGTCATCGAAAACCGACCCGGCGCGGGTGGTGTAATCGCTGCTCAGGTAGCAGCCACGGCGGCGCCTGACGGCTATACGATCTTCATGGGAACGGTGGGCACGCAGGTGGTGAACCCGTTGATCTACAGCAAGCTCAGCTACGACGCGAATGCGTTCGCGCCGGTGGGCCTGGTGTCTGGCTCGCCGTTTGTGCTGGCGGTGCGGGCGGGGGTGCCCGCCTCCACGTTCGACGCTTTCGTGACCTACGCAAAGGCCAATCCCGGACGCTTGAACTTCGGGTCGGCGGGCAACGCCAGTTCGCCGCATCTGGGCCTGGAGCTGCTGAAGCTGACAGCCGGCGTGGACATTGTGCATGTGCCGTTCAAGAGCGGTAGCGAAGCGGTCAACGCCGCGGTGGGCGAGCAGGTGGATGTGGTGATGGACGCCAGTTCGGTCATCATGCCGCATGTGGCCTCGGGCAAGCTGCATGCCCTGGCGGTGGCGTCGGGCGAGCGTTTAGCGGCGGCGCCGGCTGTGCCCTCCAGCGCTGAAGTGGGCGACGCGGCCTTGCAGATCAGTTCCTGGAATGCGTTTTATGCCCCGGCGGGTACGCCGCCCGACGTATTAGCCGCCTTGAACGCCGCCTTGCAAAAGACGCTGGCGTCCCCGCAACTGAAAGACCGTTTGGCGTCCCAGGGCACGCAGTTGTATACCGGGTCGGCTGACGAATACCAACGCTTCATCACGGCCGAGAAGTCAAAATGGGCCGACATTGTGAAGCGCGCCGATATCAAGATGGATTGA
- a CDS encoding IS1182 family transposase, protein MPRFIEGQDRHQVALIPECLDDFIADDNPVRIIDAFVEELNLAVLGFEKSAPAATGRPSYHPAVLLKIYIYGYLNRVQSSRRLERECQRNVELMWLVGRLAPDFKTIADFRRDNGSGIRNVCRRFLAVCRDLKLFSQALVAVDGSKFKAVNTRDKNFTAAKIDKRQHQIEESIHRYLAALDTADRTQPVEIEARTDRLNDKIERLRKQMRALDGVKERLKDSPDGQLSVTDPDARSMATSGRGSGMVGYNVQMVVEAKHHLIVAHEVTNRGHDRDSLASMTQAAREAMGKKRLRAIADRGYYSAPQIKACAETGIDAILPKPTTSNAKAEGRFDRSDFMYIAKDDEYQCPAGQRAIHRFTREENGLQLRRYWSSACPQCAMKERCTPSAYRRISRWEHEAVLEAAQRRLDRMPEAMKVRRRTVEHVFGTFKHWMGYTHFLTRRLGNVGTEMSLNVLAYNLKRVMRILGFQQTMKAILSMGG, encoded by the coding sequence ATGCCCCGCTTCATCGAAGGTCAGGACCGGCATCAGGTAGCGTTGATCCCGGAATGCCTGGATGACTTCATCGCCGACGACAACCCGGTGCGCATAATCGACGCATTCGTCGAAGAGCTCAACCTGGCAGTGCTCGGATTTGAGAAGTCGGCGCCAGCAGCTACCGGCCGCCCGTCGTACCACCCGGCCGTGCTGCTGAAGATCTACATCTACGGCTACTTAAATCGGGTCCAGTCCAGTCGTCGACTCGAGCGAGAGTGCCAACGCAATGTCGAACTGATGTGGTTGGTCGGCCGTCTGGCGCCAGACTTCAAGACCATCGCGGATTTTCGCCGTGACAATGGCTCGGGCATTCGCAACGTTTGCCGGCGGTTTCTTGCCGTATGCCGAGATCTCAAGCTATTCAGCCAAGCCCTGGTTGCCGTTGATGGAAGCAAGTTCAAGGCAGTCAACACGCGCGACAAGAACTTCACGGCTGCCAAGATTGATAAACGTCAGCACCAGATTGAGGAGAGCATCCATCGCTATCTGGCGGCGCTCGACACTGCGGACCGAACGCAACCTGTCGAGATCGAGGCCCGCACCGATCGGCTCAACGACAAGATCGAACGTCTGCGCAAGCAAATGCGCGCGCTGGATGGCGTCAAGGAAAGGCTCAAAGATAGTCCAGACGGTCAGTTGTCGGTGACTGACCCGGATGCCCGCTCGATGGCTACCAGTGGCCGGGGCTCGGGGATGGTCGGCTACAACGTGCAGATGGTTGTCGAAGCCAAGCACCATCTGATCGTCGCGCACGAAGTGACGAACCGAGGACACGACAGGGACTCATTGGCATCGATGACACAAGCCGCGCGGGAGGCGATGGGCAAGAAGCGACTGCGCGCGATTGCCGATCGCGGCTACTACAGCGCGCCTCAGATCAAGGCATGTGCAGAGACAGGTATTGATGCGATCTTGCCCAAGCCGACCACTTCCAATGCCAAGGCAGAAGGCCGCTTCGACCGTTCGGACTTCATGTACATCGCGAAGGACGACGAGTATCAGTGCCCTGCGGGCCAGCGCGCCATCCACCGGTTTACGCGAGAGGAGAATGGTCTTCAATTGCGGCGCTACTGGAGTAGTGCCTGCCCACAATGCGCTATGAAGGAGCGATGCACTCCTAGCGCGTATCGGCGCATCAGTCGATGGGAACATGAGGCCGTGCTTGAGGCGGCGCAGCGCCGTCTCGACCGAATGCCAGAAGCGATGAAGGTGCGGCGGCGCACAGTGGAACATGTGTTCGGCACGTTCAAGCATTGGATGGGCTATACACACTTCCTAACTCGTCGCTTGGGCAATGTGGGCACGGAAATGAGCTTGAATGTACTGGCCTATAACCTCAAGCGGGTGATGCGCATCCTAGGCTTCCAGCAAACGATGAAAGCGATACTGTCGATGGGGGGCTGA
- a CDS encoding NERD domain-containing protein, with product MIDLFKRISEASKNAEEFSYDSSDTSLRGHEAEHEVCNILAPRLIGTGWELTNGVRVPDPTARRRRELDFVLTSPTEAIVVELKNWTGDVTLDESGGVIQVNRKGELVNHGRLFEDLAERAEILRLHHLSKARAPVRMRHLVVFYDPYGNLRLNDEIVARADVLRFDELRNVMPNGPEPFLLRLLHALMRFFGFKVETEKHPLPSVDIVAFRQSLAELGGWDVIRLHGGLTLCGDILSISGKRPDQLEDSSFDRATLDSVEFDVDRSIVRSIFQTPSPFASATGKGRDASIKTWNVPTAAELKFHRAGDKAPTDYEIRNMESIQFGYQVRPKTAYRYEDFHVGMTVVGRVTSINDKGLFIDIGYRESAGRPRAARARLPKPGTLALGQRVLARITRLLDDRKLVSIEILEPRLA from the coding sequence ATGATCGATCTGTTCAAACGCATCAGCGAAGCGAGCAAGAACGCCGAAGAGTTTTCCTACGATTCGAGCGACACATCACTGCGAGGGCATGAAGCCGAACACGAGGTGTGCAATATTTTGGCACCTCGGTTGATAGGGACTGGATGGGAGTTGACCAACGGGGTTCGAGTACCAGACCCGACCGCGCGCCGCCGCCGGGAGCTAGACTTCGTTCTCACCAGCCCTACCGAAGCAATCGTCGTAGAGCTGAAGAACTGGACCGGTGACGTCACGTTGGACGAAAGCGGTGGTGTGATCCAGGTTAACCGCAAGGGTGAACTGGTCAACCACGGCCGCTTGTTTGAAGACCTCGCAGAGCGCGCGGAGATCCTTCGACTCCACCATTTGAGTAAAGCGCGTGCGCCCGTGCGGATGCGGCATCTGGTTGTTTTTTACGACCCATATGGCAATCTCCGCCTCAATGATGAGATCGTCGCCCGCGCGGACGTGCTCCGCTTTGATGAATTGCGCAACGTCATGCCCAACGGGCCTGAGCCATTCCTACTTCGACTCCTTCATGCACTAATGCGTTTCTTCGGGTTCAAGGTTGAGACAGAAAAGCACCCTCTTCCCTCGGTCGACATCGTCGCATTTCGCCAGTCGCTGGCAGAACTGGGTGGTTGGGACGTGATCCGATTACATGGCGGCCTGACCCTTTGCGGAGACATTCTGAGCATTAGCGGCAAGCGGCCAGACCAACTCGAGGACAGCAGTTTCGATCGCGCGACACTGGATAGCGTGGAATTCGACGTAGACCGAAGCATCGTTAGGTCGATCTTCCAGACACCTTCCCCTTTCGCCTCAGCAACGGGTAAAGGGCGAGATGCTTCCATTAAAACCTGGAACGTCCCCACTGCTGCAGAACTAAAATTTCACCGCGCGGGCGATAAAGCTCCGACCGACTATGAAATCCGGAACATGGAGTCGATCCAATTCGGCTACCAAGTCAGGCCGAAGACTGCATATAGATACGAGGATTTCCACGTCGGTATGACCGTAGTTGGTCGCGTCACCTCCATCAATGACAAAGGCCTCTTCATCGACATCGGTTACCGCGAGTCAGCGGGGAGGCCGCGCGCGGCCCGTGCCCGCTTGCCTAAGCCGGGTACCCTTGCTCTTGGTCAGCGCGTTCTTGCACGCATCACTCGTCTGCTCGACGACAGAAAGCTCGTTTCGATTGAAATCCTGGAGCCACGACTGGCTTGA
- a CDS encoding Bug family tripartite tricarboxylate transporter substrate binding protein — MTTSHSRRNFLITSAHLAVASALGLGAPAAFAQDNAWPTKAIKIIVPFPAGSITDTMARLLSDSLSKTLKQPVIVENKGGANGSIGAAEVARSAPDGYTLLATNSSSITVNPLIYKNSQYKTKDFAPIALVLDAPFILNVNPEWAKKHAIKSVKDLVEYARKNPGELTYGSGGQGNLAHLAFAQLSNDTQFKATHIPYKSASQASMAVMAGEVNTSFDTLASAPQVAAGKLKALAVTQKQRISQMPDIPTMAEAGYPNIDVTFWLGLFAPAGTPAQIVDTLYEQSKRAMEQPAAKTSLSAQGSVVMSNPKELSTRIGHEVDQLSLVVKRENIVID; from the coding sequence ATGACTACATCCCATTCCCGCCGTAACTTCCTCATCACTTCCGCGCACCTTGCCGTGGCTTCGGCATTGGGGTTGGGGGCACCTGCCGCGTTCGCGCAGGACAACGCATGGCCCACTAAAGCCATCAAGATCATCGTGCCGTTCCCGGCCGGTTCGATCACGGACACGATGGCTCGCCTGCTGTCGGATTCGTTGTCCAAGACGCTCAAGCAGCCCGTCATCGTGGAGAACAAGGGCGGCGCCAATGGGTCGATCGGGGCGGCCGAGGTGGCCCGTTCGGCGCCGGATGGCTACACGCTGCTGGCCACCAACAGCAGCAGCATCACGGTCAACCCCTTGATCTACAAGAACTCCCAGTACAAGACCAAGGATTTCGCTCCCATCGCCCTGGTTCTGGACGCGCCGTTCATTCTGAACGTCAACCCCGAATGGGCCAAGAAGCACGCCATCAAGTCGGTCAAGGATCTGGTTGAGTACGCCAGGAAGAATCCGGGCGAGCTCACTTATGGCTCGGGAGGCCAAGGCAACCTGGCCCATCTGGCGTTTGCACAACTGAGCAATGACACCCAGTTCAAGGCAACCCATATCCCCTACAAGTCGGCCTCGCAAGCAAGCATGGCGGTCATGGCGGGCGAGGTGAACACGTCTTTCGATACGCTGGCCAGCGCACCGCAAGTGGCGGCCGGCAAGTTGAAAGCCCTGGCCGTCACGCAGAAGCAACGAATTTCCCAAATGCCGGATATCCCCACGATGGCCGAGGCAGGCTATCCGAACATCGATGTCACTTTCTGGCTGGGCCTGTTCGCCCCGGCAGGCACGCCTGCCCAGATCGTCGACACCTTGTACGAGCAGTCCAAGCGCGCGATGGAGCAACCCGCCGCCAAGACCTCACTCAGTGCGCAGGGTAGCGTCGTCATGAGCAATCCGAAGGAATTGTCCACGCGCATCGGGCATGAGGTCGATCAACTTTCTCTTGTGGTGAAGCGGGAGAATATTGTCATCGATTGA